One window from the genome of Haloprofundus halobius encodes:
- a CDS encoding DUF373 family protein has product MLLVLCVDLDDDLGRKTGLKTPVVGRESVEEAAVALATADPEDSDVNVLFQGIHVHDDLVAEFEAGDPDDVEEVEVAAVTGLNGNDVKANRAVGDEVDEVLASLQTGETVRAVVITDGAQDESVLPVIRSRVPIDSVRRVVVRQAQDLESMYYTIKQVLDDPETRGTILVPLGILLLIYPFVTIATLFDVEGATVLGLISALLGLYVLFRGLGLERFVDDAAARARNILYAGRVTLITYVVAAALIIVGGAQGAETIQAVERAVDGSLTVPALVAAFVHGAVQWFAAAGVTSSLGQVTDEYLVDEFKWRYLNAPFYVVAIALVLYALSGFFLSGLFPAGETVALVRTLSLTDLALALTAGTLLGVLSTLTFAIAESKYPTGAEPA; this is encoded by the coding sequence ATGCTGCTCGTCCTCTGTGTCGACCTCGACGACGACCTCGGCCGCAAAACCGGTCTGAAGACGCCGGTTGTCGGTCGAGAGTCCGTCGAGGAGGCCGCGGTGGCGCTCGCGACGGCCGACCCGGAGGACTCCGACGTGAACGTCCTGTTTCAAGGAATTCACGTCCACGACGACCTCGTCGCGGAGTTCGAAGCGGGCGACCCCGACGACGTCGAGGAGGTCGAAGTCGCCGCTGTCACCGGTCTCAACGGTAACGACGTGAAAGCTAACCGCGCCGTCGGCGACGAGGTCGACGAGGTGTTGGCGAGCCTCCAGACCGGTGAGACCGTCCGCGCGGTCGTCATCACCGACGGCGCGCAGGACGAGTCCGTCCTGCCGGTCATCCGCTCTCGGGTCCCCATCGACAGCGTCCGCCGGGTCGTCGTCCGGCAAGCGCAAGACTTGGAGTCGATGTACTACACTATCAAGCAGGTGCTCGACGACCCGGAGACGCGCGGCACGATTCTCGTCCCACTGGGCATCCTGCTTCTCATCTACCCGTTCGTCACTATCGCGACGCTGTTCGACGTCGAGGGCGCGACGGTGCTCGGACTCATCTCGGCCTTACTGGGTCTCTATGTCCTGTTCCGCGGCTTAGGTCTGGAGCGATTCGTCGACGACGCGGCCGCTCGCGCACGGAACATCCTCTACGCCGGCCGGGTGACGCTCATCACCTACGTCGTCGCCGCCGCGCTCATCATCGTCGGCGGCGCGCAGGGCGCCGAGACGATACAGGCAGTCGAACGGGCCGTCGACGGCTCGCTCACCGTTCCGGCGCTCGTGGCGGCGTTCGTCCACGGCGCGGTTCAGTGGTTCGCCGCGGCGGGCGTCACGAGCAGTCTCGGGCAGGTGACCGACGAGTATCTCGTCGACGAGTTCAAGTGGCGGTACCTCAACGCGCCCTTTTACGTCGTCGCAATCGCGCTCGTGCTCTACGCGCTGTCGGGGTTCTTCCTCTCGGGGCTGTTCCCGGCGGGCGAGACCGTGGCGCTGGTCCGGACGCTCTCGCTGACCGACCTCGCGCTAGCGCTGACGGCGGGGACGCTGCTCGGCGTGTTGAGCACGCTCACGTTCGCCATC
- a CDS encoding radical SAM protein — protein sequence MISKGCEQCAMGGKMVLFVYGYCDQRDCFYCPLGENRKNVTDVYANERLVEEDEDVIREAERMDALGTSITGGEPQEALDKTCRYLRLLKEEFGEDHHTHLYTGITGGRENMRRLAEAGLDEIRFHPPLELWGEMHGTEWEEILYIAREEGLTPAFEIPGIRAEEEFLEFLDEGAADFCNVNEFEMSDGNYRRMQEKGFELQEGHMSAVDGSKEAILDVMGDHERVYFCTSVFKDAAQHRNRLKRMARNIRREFDEITDDGTLVYGKTWEPEARLRELGVPEEFYTVKSDHVELAWWLLKEMVQEGDVEKGEIVEQYPTVDGTVVERTPLA from the coding sequence ATGATCTCGAAGGGCTGCGAACAGTGCGCCATGGGAGGGAAGATGGTACTCTTCGTCTACGGGTACTGCGACCAGCGGGACTGTTTCTACTGCCCTCTCGGCGAGAACCGCAAGAACGTCACCGACGTGTACGCCAACGAGCGCCTCGTCGAGGAGGACGAGGACGTCATCCGCGAGGCCGAGCGGATGGACGCCCTCGGCACCTCCATCACCGGCGGCGAACCCCAGGAGGCGCTCGACAAGACCTGTCGGTACCTCCGCCTGCTGAAAGAGGAGTTCGGCGAGGACCACCACACCCACCTCTACACGGGTATCACGGGCGGCCGCGAGAACATGCGTCGCCTCGCCGAGGCCGGACTCGACGAGATACGGTTCCACCCGCCGCTGGAACTGTGGGGCGAGATGCACGGCACCGAGTGGGAGGAGATTCTCTACATCGCCCGCGAGGAGGGGCTCACCCCCGCCTTCGAGATTCCCGGCATCCGCGCCGAGGAGGAGTTTCTCGAGTTCCTCGACGAGGGCGCGGCCGACTTCTGCAACGTCAACGAGTTCGAGATGTCCGACGGCAACTATCGACGGATGCAGGAGAAAGGCTTCGAACTGCAGGAGGGCCACATGTCGGCCGTCGACGGCTCGAAGGAAGCGATCTTGGACGTGATGGGCGACCACGAGCGCGTCTACTTCTGCACCTCGGTGTTCAAAGACGCCGCCCAGCACCGCAACCGCCTGAAGCGGATGGCCCGCAACATCCGCCGGGAGTTCGACGAGATAACCGACGACGGCACCCTCGTCTACGGGAAGACGTGGGAACCCGAAGCCCGCCTCCGGGAACTCGGCGTCCCCGAGGAGTTCTACACCGTCAAGTCCGACCACGTCGAACTCGCGTGGTGGCTCCTCAAAGAGATGGTCCAGGAGGGCGACGTGGAGAAGGGCGAAATCGTCGAGCAGTATCCGACCGTCGACGGGACGGTCGTCGAGCGCACGCCGCTCGCGTAA